Proteins encoded within one genomic window of Sphingosinicella ginsenosidimutans:
- a CDS encoding polysaccharide deacetylase family protein: MTPQLLIVVDTEEEFDWSAPFSRDSRATTSIPAQAHAHEIYDRFGIVPTYVIDHPVATDPAAVAFLKGLRDAGKAEIGAHLHPWVTPPHVEEVTTRNSYHCNLPPALERAKIETLTATIEAAFGERAKAFKAGRYGFGPNTRQVLIDLGYEVDCSFVPHTDLSGDGGPDFRGVPDHPHWLDEGRGLLEIPLTVGYLGALPGLGAKADWLFDNPKAERLRVPGLLARTGLVARSRLTPEGTPPDEQCRLIEAMAARGHSLFSLTYHSPSLAPGHTPYVKDEADLAAFLVSIEQVLTFFRDRVGGTFTTLGEVRRHFPGERAVA, translated from the coding sequence ATGACGCCGCAGCTGCTGATCGTCGTCGACACCGAGGAAGAGTTTGACTGGTCGGCGCCATTCTCGCGCGATTCCCGCGCCACCACGTCGATCCCCGCCCAGGCCCACGCGCACGAGATTTACGATCGCTTCGGCATCGTCCCGACCTATGTGATCGACCATCCGGTCGCGACCGATCCGGCCGCCGTCGCGTTTCTCAAGGGGCTGCGCGACGCCGGCAAGGCCGAGATCGGCGCCCATCTCCACCCCTGGGTCACGCCGCCGCATGTCGAGGAGGTGACGACCCGCAATTCCTATCACTGCAACCTGCCGCCGGCGCTGGAGCGGGCGAAGATCGAGACGCTGACCGCGACGATCGAGGCGGCGTTCGGGGAGCGCGCGAAAGCGTTCAAGGCGGGCCGCTACGGCTTCGGGCCGAACACCAGGCAGGTGCTGATCGATCTCGGCTACGAGGTCGATTGCTCCTTCGTGCCGCACACCGACCTTTCCGGCGACGGCGGTCCGGATTTCCGGGGCGTGCCCGATCATCCGCACTGGCTGGACGAGGGCAGGGGCCTGCTCGAAATCCCGCTCACCGTCGGCTATCTCGGCGCGCTCCCCGGTCTCGGCGCGAAGGCCGACTGGCTGTTCGACAATCCGAAGGCCGAGCGCCTGCGCGTCCCCGGCCTCCTTGCCCGCACCGGCCTCGTCGCCCGCTCGCGCCTGACGCCCGAGGGCACCCCGCCGGACGAGCAATGCCGCCTGATCGAGGCGATGGCCGCGCGCGGCCACAGCCTCTTCAGCCTCACCTATCACAGCCCGAGCCTCGCGCCCGGCCATACGCCTTATGTGAAGGACGAGGCCGATCTCGCCGCCTTCCTGGTCAGCATCGAGCAGGTCCTGACCTTCTTCCGTGACCGGGTGGGCGGCACGTTCACGACGCTGGGCGAAGTGCGACGTCATTTCCCCGGAGAACGCGCGGTCGCATAG
- a CDS encoding glycosyltransferase family 2 protein — protein MGETRLAGPRIAVLLPCYNEEAAIAQTVAAFRAALPDAAIYVYDNNSSDGTREVAAEAGAIVRSERMQGKGHVVRRMFADVEADIYVMADGDATYDASAAPTLIAKLIDEQLDMVVGARRSEVEAEAYRRGHVLGNRLFTALLSNLFGRSFSDIFSGYRVFSRRFAKSFPALSAGFETETEISVHALELAMPVGEVVTAYGARPEGSVSKLSTYRDGWRIMKTILHLYRIERPVLFFGSLALLLAGIAVILSIPLAVTYVRTGLVPRFPTAILATGLMILAALSFFAGLILDTVVRGRREVRRLHYLSFPAPGGDR, from the coding sequence GTGGGTGAAACGAGACTTGCAGGGCCGCGCATCGCCGTCCTCCTTCCCTGCTATAACGAGGAGGCCGCGATCGCTCAGACGGTCGCAGCCTTCCGCGCCGCGCTCCCGGATGCGGCGATCTACGTCTATGACAACAATAGTTCCGATGGGACGCGCGAGGTCGCGGCGGAAGCCGGCGCGATCGTCCGGTCGGAGCGGATGCAGGGCAAGGGCCATGTCGTTCGGCGCATGTTCGCCGACGTCGAGGCCGACATCTATGTGATGGCCGACGGCGATGCGACCTATGACGCGTCAGCCGCGCCGACCTTGATCGCCAAATTGATCGACGAGCAGCTCGACATGGTCGTCGGCGCGCGCAGGTCGGAGGTCGAGGCGGAAGCCTATCGCCGTGGCCACGTGCTCGGCAACCGGCTGTTCACCGCTTTGTTGTCCAATCTGTTCGGCCGGTCGTTCAGCGACATCTTCTCTGGCTATCGGGTGTTCTCGCGCCGGTTCGCCAAGAGCTTTCCGGCGCTCTCGGCGGGCTTCGAGACCGAGACGGAAATCTCCGTCCACGCGCTGGAGCTCGCCATGCCGGTGGGCGAGGTGGTCACCGCCTACGGCGCGCGTCCGGAAGGATCGGTGTCGAAACTGTCCACCTATCGTGACGGCTGGCGGATCATGAAGACGATCCTCCACCTCTATCGGATCGAGCGCCCGGTCCTCTTTTTCGGCAGCCTGGCGCTGCTGCTGGCGGGGATCGCGGTCATCCTCTCGATCCCGCTCGCGGTCACTTACGTCCGGACGGGGCTGGTGCCGCGCTTCCCCACGGCGATCCTCGCCACCGGGCTGATGATCCTCGCCGCGCTCAGCTTCTTCGCCGGGCTGATTCTGGACACCGTGGTTCGCGGCCGCCGCGAGGTGCGCCGGCTCCACTATCTGAGCTTCCCGGCGCCCGGCGGCGATCGCTGA
- the tig gene encoding trigger factor, which yields MQTVETLNEGLKRAFRLTIPAKDIDARIDAELKTIAPQVRMPGFRPGKVPANLVRKMHGQALAQQALESAVQEGVQKLMAEQNIRPAMQPSVALETAGEGQDAVVKVEVEALPDVPAPKTEGLKLERLTVEVTDAMLDEAVTRLLEGQKSFEPAPASHKAGNGDLVVMDFEGKVDGEAFEGGKGENMSVELGSGRLIPGFEDQLIGAKANDEKQVKVTFPENYPAAYLSGREAVFDVVVNEVQTPRAIKADDDFAKSMGLEGIDQLRQLVKAQVEQELNGLTRTHMKRQLLDQLAAAHDFEVPQSMVEAEFDQIWRQLLHEASHEADPAAARDEMEKDRDDYKAIAERRVRLGLLLSEIGAKAGVEVSPQEMNQLIAQAAQQYQPADRQRFVEYVQNDPMAAAQLRAPLFEDKVVDSLFVQAEISERTVSREELEAAIESEDGHVHGPGCGHDHHDHDHDHAPKAKKAPAKKAAAKADAKPAKADAKPAKADAKPAKASAKKDAAPAAEKAASPAKKPAAKKAKSEA from the coding sequence ATGCAGACCGTCGAAACGTTGAACGAGGGCCTCAAGCGCGCCTTCCGCCTGACCATTCCGGCCAAGGACATCGATGCCCGCATCGATGCGGAGCTGAAGACGATCGCGCCGCAGGTGCGTATGCCCGGCTTCCGCCCCGGCAAGGTGCCCGCCAACCTGGTGCGCAAGATGCACGGGCAGGCGCTCGCCCAGCAGGCGCTCGAAAGCGCGGTGCAGGAAGGCGTCCAGAAGCTGATGGCCGAGCAGAATATCCGCCCGGCGATGCAGCCGAGCGTCGCGCTGGAAACGGCGGGCGAAGGCCAGGATGCGGTCGTGAAGGTCGAGGTCGAGGCGCTTCCGGACGTTCCGGCGCCCAAGACCGAGGGGCTGAAGCTCGAGCGGCTGACCGTCGAGGTCACCGACGCGATGCTCGACGAGGCCGTGACCCGGCTGCTCGAAGGGCAGAAAAGCTTCGAGCCGGCGCCGGCCAGCCACAAGGCGGGCAATGGCGATCTCGTCGTCATGGATTTCGAGGGCAAGGTCGACGGCGAAGCCTTCGAGGGCGGCAAGGGCGAGAACATGTCGGTGGAGCTCGGCTCCGGCCGGCTGATTCCGGGCTTCGAGGACCAGCTGATCGGCGCCAAGGCCAATGACGAGAAGCAGGTGAAGGTCACCTTCCCGGAAAATTATCCGGCCGCCTATCTCAGCGGCCGCGAGGCCGTTTTCGATGTGGTCGTGAACGAGGTGCAGACCCCGCGCGCGATCAAGGCGGATGACGATTTCGCCAAGTCGATGGGCCTCGAGGGCATCGATCAACTCCGCCAGCTCGTGAAGGCGCAGGTGGAGCAGGAGCTGAACGGCCTCACCCGCACCCACATGAAGCGGCAACTGCTCGACCAGCTTGCCGCCGCGCATGATTTCGAGGTTCCGCAGTCTATGGTCGAGGCCGAGTTCGACCAGATCTGGCGCCAGCTGCTCCACGAGGCGAGCCACGAGGCCGATCCGGCCGCGGCGCGCGACGAGATGGAGAAGGACCGCGACGATTATAAGGCGATCGCCGAGCGGCGCGTGCGCCTCGGCCTGCTGCTGTCGGAGATCGGCGCCAAGGCAGGCGTTGAAGTGTCGCCGCAGGAGATGAACCAGCTCATCGCCCAGGCCGCGCAGCAATATCAGCCGGCCGACCGGCAGCGCTTCGTGGAATATGTCCAGAACGATCCGATGGCGGCCGCGCAGCTTCGCGCACCGCTGTTCGAGGACAAGGTGGTCGACTCGCTCTTCGTCCAGGCCGAGATTTCGGAGCGTACCGTCTCCCGCGAGGAGCTGGAAGCCGCGATCGAATCCGAGGACGGCCATGTCCACGGCCCGGGCTGCGGCCATGATCATCACGATCACGACCACGATCACGCGCCCAAGGCGAAAAAGGCACCGGCGAAGAAGGCCGCGGCCAAGGCTGATGCGAAGCCCGCCAAGGCCGACGCGAAGCCCGCAAAGGCCGATGCGAAGCCCGCAAAGGCATCGGCGAAGAAAGACGCCGCGCCGGCCGCCGAGAAAGCCGCTTCCCCGGCGAAGAAGCCTGCGGCAAAGAAGGCGAAGAGCGAGGCCTAG
- a CDS encoding M28 family peptidase, which translates to MKFVALAAPIAALLLTGAAAAQDAAPAPAFSAEAFRSHVVFLADDALEGREAGTRGYEIAARYVASEFEGLGLRPGVNGGWFQPIQFIRYAQSGTPTLTVGGHVFAQGQGISFRARPSSAATAIDAPMVFAGYGLDAPQAGFDDYAGLDVRGKIVVALAGTPADLPSDVAADLNAEKGHAAAARGATGLILVSPPPAAGSNGRRRGGGGSRPGTAWLDAEGHPYLDNPLPFTATADAATAETFFARAPRQLGAIFAEAGRGGHPHGFALAQNGAVSIAASENTPFESRNVIAILPGTDRALAHEYVLLMAHLDHIGICRPEGAADRICNGAMDNATGISTLIEVARAMSQPGNRPRRPVIFAAVTAEEKGLHGSEFLARNPVVDGRVVGVVNLDMPVLTYDFSDVIAFGAEHSTLGPIVQRAAARMHVALSPDPLPQESLFTRSDHFEFVKAGVPSVFLMTGFAGEGRQRFTDFLAHQYHSPADDLNQAIDWQAGARFAQLNYLIAREIADGDQAPMWYADSFFGRTFGAGQQHAQRPGSGGEAAAH; encoded by the coding sequence ATGAAATTCGTCGCACTGGCCGCGCCGATCGCGGCGCTGCTGCTCACCGGGGCGGCGGCGGCTCAGGACGCGGCGCCCGCGCCGGCCTTTTCGGCCGAGGCCTTCCGGTCCCATGTCGTCTTCCTCGCCGACGACGCGCTCGAGGGGCGCGAGGCCGGAACCCGCGGCTATGAGATCGCGGCGCGCTACGTCGCCTCGGAGTTCGAAGGGCTCGGGTTGCGCCCGGGCGTGAACGGCGGCTGGTTCCAGCCGATCCAGTTCATCCGCTATGCGCAGAGCGGCACGCCGACGCTGACCGTCGGCGGCCATGTCTTCGCGCAGGGCCAGGGCATCTCCTTCCGCGCCCGGCCGTCGAGCGCGGCGACGGCGATCGATGCGCCGATGGTGTTCGCCGGCTACGGGCTCGACGCGCCGCAGGCCGGATTTGACGATTATGCCGGTCTCGACGTGCGCGGGAAGATCGTCGTCGCGCTTGCCGGCACGCCCGCCGACCTGCCGAGCGACGTCGCGGCCGATCTCAACGCGGAAAAGGGCCATGCGGCCGCGGCGCGGGGCGCGACCGGCCTCATCCTGGTCAGCCCGCCGCCTGCGGCCGGATCGAACGGACGGCGGCGCGGCGGCGGCGGAAGCCGGCCGGGCACGGCCTGGCTCGACGCCGAGGGGCATCCCTATCTCGACAATCCGCTCCCCTTCACCGCGACCGCCGATGCGGCGACCGCGGAGACCTTTTTCGCCCGCGCGCCGCGTCAGCTCGGCGCGATCTTCGCGGAAGCAGGCCGTGGCGGTCATCCGCACGGCTTCGCGCTCGCGCAGAATGGCGCGGTTTCGATCGCGGCGAGCGAAAACACCCCGTTCGAAAGCCGCAACGTGATCGCGATCCTCCCCGGCACCGATCGGGCGCTCGCGCACGAATATGTGCTTCTGATGGCGCATCTCGACCATATCGGCATCTGCCGGCCCGAGGGCGCGGCCGACCGGATCTGCAACGGCGCGATGGACAATGCGACCGGCATCTCGACGCTGATCGAGGTCGCCCGCGCGATGTCGCAGCCGGGCAACCGCCCGCGGCGCCCGGTGATCTTCGCGGCGGTGACCGCCGAGGAAAAGGGCCTGCACGGTTCCGAATTTCTCGCCCGCAATCCGGTGGTCGATGGCCGGGTCGTCGGCGTCGTCAATCTCGACATGCCGGTGCTCACCTACGATTTCTCGGACGTGATCGCCTTCGGCGCCGAGCATTCGACCTTGGGGCCGATCGTCCAGCGGGCGGCGGCGCGGATGCATGTCGCGCTTTCGCCCGATCCGCTGCCGCAGGAGAGCCTGTTCACCCGCTCCGACCATTTCGAGTTCGTGAAGGCGGGCGTCCCTTCCGTCTTCCTGATGACCGGCTTCGCCGGCGAAGGGCGGCAGCGCTTCACCGATTTCCTCGCCCACCAATATCACAGCCCCGCCGACGACCTGAACCAGGCGATCGACTGGCAGGCCGGCGCGCGCTTCGCGCAATTGAACTACCTGATCGCCCGCGAGATCGCCGACGGCGACCAGGCGCCGATGTGGTATGCCGACAGCTTCTTCGGGCGGACGTTCGGAGCGGGACAGCAGCATGCCCAGCGGCCGGGTTCAGGGGGCGAAGCGGCGGCACATTAG
- a CDS encoding GNAT family N-acetyltransferase: MFQPGQIAAAAPGPGARPAPPEPSARVTLRPIGAAIDLAGEWAALAARAAEPNPFTEQWFAAASLAHFGRFYDLRLVEVRRGARLIGVMVLSIERGYARLPLHYVQNWWHHQMFLDAPQVEAGQERAFWEAVLKALDAADWAPNFLHVRGIAEDGPLHRALAEVRAAPIVHRRVRAFLESDLSAEAYYEQAVRAKKRKELRRQKNRLAELGGIAFHVLANEAELRPWCDAYLALEKAGWKGKAGTALTCDPHAEAFFREVVAAAFAAGRLQFRRLDVGGKPIAMLVNFLTPPGSYSFKTVFDEEYARFSPGVLLQIENLDMLERPDIAWMDSCAVEDHPMIDSLWTERRSIVRITVRLKGVRRGAAYALVRGLERVAALRKGKR; the protein is encoded by the coding sequence ATGTTCCAGCCGGGTCAGATCGCCGCCGCGGCACCGGGGCCGGGCGCGCGTCCAGCGCCGCCCGAGCCGTCTGCGCGCGTCACGTTGCGGCCGATCGGCGCCGCCATCGACCTCGCGGGCGAGTGGGCTGCGCTCGCCGCGCGCGCCGCCGAGCCGAACCCGTTCACCGAACAGTGGTTCGCCGCCGCGAGCCTCGCCCATTTCGGCCGCTTTTACGATCTGCGCCTCGTCGAGGTCCGCCGCGGCGCGCGGCTGATCGGGGTGATGGTGCTGTCGATCGAGCGCGGCTATGCGCGGCTGCCGCTGCACTACGTCCAGAACTGGTGGCACCATCAGATGTTCCTCGACGCCCCGCAGGTCGAGGCGGGGCAGGAAAGGGCCTTCTGGGAAGCGGTCCTGAAGGCGCTGGACGCGGCCGATTGGGCGCCCAATTTCCTGCACGTGCGCGGCATCGCCGAGGACGGGCCGCTGCACCGCGCGCTGGCCGAGGTTCGTGCCGCGCCGATCGTCCATCGCCGGGTGCGCGCCTTCCTTGAGAGCGACCTGTCCGCCGAGGCTTATTACGAGCAGGCGGTGCGCGCGAAGAAGCGCAAGGAGCTCCGGCGCCAGAAGAACCGCCTCGCCGAGCTCGGCGGGATCGCCTTTCATGTCCTTGCCAACGAGGCCGAGCTTCGTCCCTGGTGCGACGCCTATCTCGCGCTCGAAAAGGCCGGGTGGAAGGGCAAGGCGGGCACCGCGCTCACCTGCGATCCCCATGCCGAGGCCTTTTTCCGCGAGGTCGTGGCCGCTGCCTTCGCCGCCGGCCGGCTCCAGTTCCGCAGGCTCGATGTCGGCGGCAAGCCGATCGCGATGCTGGTCAATTTCCTCACGCCGCCGGGAAGCTATTCGTTCAAGACGGTGTTCGACGAGGAATATGCCCGCTTCTCGCCGGGCGTGCTGCTCCAGATCGAGAATCTCGATATGCTCGAGCGGCCCGACATCGCCTGGATGGACAGCTGCGCGGTCGAGGATCATCCGATGATCGACAGCTTGTGGACCGAACGGCGCAGCATCGTTCGGATCACGGTTCGGCTGAAGGGCGTGCGGCGCGGCGCTGCTTATGCGCTGGTGCGCGGGCTCGAGCGGGTCGCGGCGCTGCGAAAGGGCAAGCGATGA